From a single Sphingobium lignivorans genomic region:
- a CDS encoding TorF family putative porin: MRKSIIGLSAFAILASATPALAQEEASSPVTISGSATLVSDYRFRGFSQSNENIAVQAGIDISHESGFYVGTWGSSIGFAGNAEIDVFGGYTTDVAEGLNVDVGILAYIYPKAGYSDSTIVEPYVTLTGTYGPASLAVGINYAWDQASLASLDTGEKSSAIYVHAEPSITVPNTPLTVDGHIGYAKSNSFLGGYGPDHHVWDYSVGVSGGYGPLTFGVHYVNTDEARQRSYAPGTGAEDLGADGAVIFSVGASF, encoded by the coding sequence ATGCGCAAGTCCATCATCGGCCTTTCGGCCTTCGCTATCCTTGCTTCCGCGACGCCAGCACTGGCCCAGGAGGAGGCCAGCAGCCCAGTAACCATTTCCGGCTCCGCCACCCTCGTTTCCGACTATCGCTTCCGTGGCTTCAGCCAGAGCAACGAGAACATCGCGGTGCAGGCGGGCATCGATATCAGCCACGAGAGCGGCTTCTATGTCGGCACCTGGGGCTCGAGCATCGGCTTTGCCGGCAATGCCGAGATCGACGTCTTCGGCGGCTACACCACGGATGTGGCGGAGGGCCTCAATGTGGATGTCGGCATCCTGGCCTATATCTATCCCAAGGCCGGCTACAGCGATTCGACCATCGTCGAGCCCTATGTCACGCTGACCGGCACTTATGGCCCCGCCTCGCTCGCCGTCGGCATCAATTATGCCTGGGATCAGGCCTCGCTGGCCAGCCTAGATACGGGCGAGAAGTCGTCCGCCATCTATGTGCACGCCGAGCCTTCGATCACCGTGCCCAACACCCCGCTGACCGTGGATGGCCATATCGGCTATGCCAAGAGCAATTCCTTCCTGGGCGGCTATGGCCCTGACCATCATGTCTGGGATTATTCGGTCGGCGTCTCCGGCGGCTATGGGCCGCTCACCTTCGGCGTCCATTATGTGAACACGGATGAAGCCCGGCAGCGGTCTTATGCGCCGGGCACGGGCGCCGAGGACCTCGGCGCGGATGGCGCGGTGATCTTCTCGGTCGGCGCATCCTTCTGA
- the lgt gene encoding prolipoprotein diacylglyceryl transferase: MTIALLAAAAAQSIHFDSLGLNPVALDLGFFTIKWYSLAYLAGILIGYWYLTVLIRQPGAPMARRHADDFIFYATLGIILGGRLGYVLFYQPDIFLRPLDIFKLWEGGMSLHGGTIGVIVAIWWMARREGLSFLRVCDYIACVVPFGLFFGRLANFVNGELWGKVTSVPWAIVFPDAPGDLPRHPSQLYEAMLEGPVLFAILAFFFWKTNARYEPGKLFGIAALGYGAARFFVEFYREADAQLMEFAERTGLHMGQWLTIPLLVLGLYLVVTAKGRRTRVEPTAGTNSVA; encoded by the coding sequence TTGACGATTGCGTTGCTCGCGGCCGCTGCCGCCCAGTCCATCCACTTCGACAGCCTGGGTTTGAACCCGGTTGCGCTCGACCTCGGCTTCTTCACGATCAAATGGTACAGCCTGGCCTATCTGGCCGGCATCCTGATCGGCTACTGGTATCTGACCGTGCTGATCCGCCAACCCGGCGCGCCGATGGCCCGCCGCCACGCGGACGATTTCATCTTCTACGCCACGCTCGGCATCATCCTGGGCGGCCGGCTGGGCTATGTGCTGTTCTACCAGCCCGACATCTTCCTGCGCCCGCTCGACATCTTCAAGCTGTGGGAGGGCGGCATGTCCCTGCACGGCGGCACCATCGGCGTGATCGTCGCGATCTGGTGGATGGCACGGCGCGAGGGCCTGAGCTTCCTGCGCGTGTGCGATTATATCGCCTGCGTGGTGCCGTTCGGGCTGTTCTTCGGCCGCCTCGCCAATTTCGTGAATGGCGAGCTGTGGGGCAAGGTGACGAGCGTGCCCTGGGCCATCGTCTTCCCCGATGCGCCGGGCGACCTGCCGCGCCACCCCAGCCAGCTTTATGAAGCGATGCTGGAAGGGCCGGTGCTGTTCGCCATCCTCGCCTTCTTCTTCTGGAAGACCAATGCCCGCTACGAGCCGGGCAAGCTCTTCGGCATCGCCGCACTCGGCTATGGCGCGGCGCGGTTCTTCGTCGAATTCTACCGCGAGGCCGATGCGCAGCTGATGGAGTTCGCCGAGCGCACCGGCCTTCACATGGGCCAGTGGCTCACCATCCCGCTGCTGGTGCTTGGCCTCTATCTCGTCGTCACGGCGAAGGGCCGGCGCACCCGCGTGGAACCGACGGCCGGGACGAACAGTGTCGCCTGA
- a CDS encoding class I SAM-dependent methyltransferase translates to MSPEGADGASLLSVLDFMAAANAAYYGSRDPLGRAGDFTTAPEISQMFGELIGLCWADLVLRAGAGEHAAYVELGPGRGTLAADALRAMKGAGLAPPVHFVETSPVLRRRQAEAVPGALSHETIDSLPADRPIVVVANEFFDALPIRQFERTPRGWRERMVAGTRFTTGDEDRADDIPAPLADAPIGAIVEQCPAGEAIMASLAGRIARQGGALLAIDYGYEGPATGDTLQAMSAHRYADPLEAPGSRDLTAHVDFAMLAAVGRAQGLRPSPCIGQGAFLTHLGIQARADALKRANPGRGQELDEAMQRLVAPDQMGRLFRVLALRHPEWPQPAGFA, encoded by the coding sequence GTGTCGCCTGAGGGCGCCGACGGGGCTTCGCTTCTCTCGGTGCTTGACTTCATGGCCGCCGCCAACGCGGCTTATTACGGCAGCCGCGATCCGCTCGGCCGCGCCGGCGATTTCACGACCGCACCGGAGATCAGCCAGATGTTCGGAGAGCTGATCGGCCTGTGCTGGGCCGATCTCGTTCTGCGGGCAGGCGCTGGCGAGCATGCGGCCTATGTGGAACTGGGCCCGGGCCGGGGCACGCTGGCCGCCGACGCCTTGCGCGCGATGAAAGGCGCTGGCCTCGCACCGCCTGTCCATTTCGTGGAAACGAGCCCGGTGCTGCGCCGCAGGCAGGCCGAGGCGGTGCCCGGCGCCCTCTCGCACGAGACCATCGACAGCCTGCCCGCCGACCGGCCGATCGTCGTCGTCGCCAATGAATTCTTCGATGCTCTGCCGATCAGGCAGTTCGAGCGCACGCCCCGCGGCTGGCGCGAGCGGATGGTCGCGGGCACGCGCTTCACGACCGGCGATGAGGACCGGGCGGACGACATCCCCGCCCCGCTGGCCGATGCCCCCATCGGCGCGATCGTCGAGCAATGCCCTGCCGGAGAGGCGATCATGGCGTCACTCGCGGGCAGGATCGCTCGCCAGGGAGGCGCCCTGCTCGCGATCGATTACGGCTATGAGGGGCCGGCAACCGGCGATACGCTGCAGGCCATGAGCGCTCATCGCTATGCCGACCCACTGGAGGCGCCCGGTTCGCGCGATCTCACCGCGCATGTCGATTTCGCGATGCTGGCTGCCGTCGGCCGCGCGCAGGGATTGCGGCCTTCGCCCTGCATCGGTCAGGGCGCCTTCCTCACGCACCTCGGCATTCAGGCGCGGGCCGATGCTCTGAAGCGCGCCAATCCGGGACGCGGACAGGAGCTGGACGAAGCCATGCAAAGGCTGGTCGCTCCCGATCAGATGGGCCGGCTTTTCCGCGTTCTCGCTCTTCGCCACCCCGAATGGCCCCAACCGGCAGGATTTGCATGA
- a CDS encoding ABC-type transport auxiliary lipoprotein family protein, translated as MTPFPARTRIIALAMLALASLSVTGCVRIGTKPPERLLSIAAATSAPAGQTLSASRDSVLFVDLPTVPRAIATVRVAVRTGDTSFAYVKDALWVDVPARQFQGLLAETIRTRTGRLVLDPTQFLARRGQLLEGSLLEFGIDSGRRLAIVTYDASLLAPDGQSLTRQRFTASVPVTAIDSQTVAPAISEAANQVATAVADWLKERPAG; from the coding sequence ATGACACCGTTCCCCGCGCGCACGCGGATCATCGCGCTCGCCATGCTCGCCCTTGCCAGCCTGTCGGTGACGGGTTGCGTGCGGATCGGCACCAAGCCGCCCGAGCGCCTCCTGTCGATCGCGGCCGCGACCTCCGCCCCGGCCGGCCAGACCCTGTCGGCCTCGCGGGATTCGGTCCTCTTCGTCGATCTGCCGACCGTACCGCGCGCCATCGCCACGGTGCGGGTGGCCGTGCGCACTGGCGACACCAGCTTTGCCTATGTGAAGGATGCGCTCTGGGTGGACGTCCCGGCACGGCAGTTCCAGGGCCTGCTGGCGGAGACCATCCGCACGCGCACCGGCCGGCTCGTCCTTGACCCCACGCAGTTCCTGGCCCGTCGCGGCCAGCTCCTGGAAGGCAGTCTGCTCGAATTCGGGATTGACTCAGGACGGCGCCTCGCGATCGTCACATATGACGCCAGCCTGCTGGCGCCCGACGGGCAAAGCCTGACGCGCCAGCGTTTCACGGCCTCGGTGCCTGTCACCGCCATCGACAGCCAGACCGTGGCGCCGGCCATCAGCGAGGCGGCCAATCAGGTCGCGACCGCTGTTGCCGACTGGCTGAAGGAGCGACCGGCCGGCTGA
- a CDS encoding ABC transporter ATP-binding protein — protein MTDAVTSPNPAPGEPIISIRGLVNRFGEQVIHDQLDLDVKRGEILGVVGGSGTGKSVLMRSIIGLQRPAAGSINVLGEPMLDRDPNDPALLAVQKRWGILFQNGALFSTLTVSENVQVPLREYYPDMSSRLREEIAAYKILMSGLSADAGPKYPSELSGGMRKRAGLARALALDPDLLFLDEPTAGLDPIGAAAFDEQTRELQRTLGLTLFLITHDLDTLHAICDRVAVLADRRVIAVGTIDELLTLDHPWIQEYFNGPRGRVAHGITALADAR, from the coding sequence ATGACGGACGCTGTCACGTCCCCCAACCCCGCGCCGGGCGAGCCGATCATTTCCATTCGGGGGCTCGTCAACCGCTTCGGAGAGCAGGTCATCCACGATCAGCTCGATCTCGACGTGAAGCGCGGCGAGATCCTCGGCGTCGTCGGCGGCTCGGGCACCGGAAAGTCCGTCCTCATGCGCTCGATCATCGGGCTGCAGCGACCCGCCGCCGGCTCGATCAACGTGCTGGGCGAGCCGATGCTCGATCGCGACCCCAATGATCCCGCCTTGCTGGCCGTGCAGAAGCGCTGGGGCATCCTTTTCCAGAACGGCGCATTGTTCTCGACATTGACCGTCTCAGAAAATGTGCAGGTGCCCTTGCGCGAATATTATCCCGACATGTCGTCCCGGCTTCGCGAGGAGATCGCGGCCTACAAGATTCTCATGTCCGGGCTCTCGGCCGATGCGGGTCCCAAATATCCGTCCGAGCTTTCCGGCGGCATGCGCAAGCGCGCTGGTCTCGCGCGGGCGCTGGCGCTCGATCCGGACCTGCTGTTTCTCGACGAACCGACCGCCGGGCTCGATCCCATCGGTGCTGCCGCCTTCGACGAACAGACGCGCGAGCTGCAGCGCACGCTTGGCCTCACTCTGTTCCTGATCACGCATGATCTCGACACGCTGCATGCTATCTGCGACCGGGTGGCGGTGCTGGCGGATCGCCGCGTCATCGCGGTCGGCACGATCGACGAGCTGCTGACGCTCGACCATCCCTGGATACAGGAATATTTCAACGGACCGCGCGGCCGGGTGGCGCACGGCATCACGGCACTGGCGGACGCGCGATGA
- the sseA gene encoding 3-mercaptopyruvate sulfurtransferase: protein MDLLVSTQWLADALGAADLRIVDATSFLPGTPRDAHAEYLEKHIAGALFLDLSSLNDPGDPRPATVPTNAQFAARMAELGIGQDDRIVVYDNSPLVSAGRAWWLFRIFGARQVAILDGGLARWMAEGRPVEQGPGAPPASEGFDAQRDDSAIASKADVLANLESCAAQVVDARGADRFSGADPEPRPGMASGHIPGSANMPTGMMLEPDGRWKRGEALQRSFADAGVDLGKPLIMSCGSGVTACNLLFGAALLGKDDVRIYDGSWSEWGADPATPKATGPA from the coding sequence ATGGATCTGCTTGTTTCAACCCAGTGGCTGGCCGATGCCCTCGGTGCCGCCGATCTGCGCATCGTGGATGCGACATCCTTCCTGCCCGGCACGCCGCGCGATGCCCATGCCGAGTATCTGGAGAAGCACATAGCCGGTGCCCTGTTCCTGGATCTGTCGTCGCTGAACGATCCCGGCGATCCCCGTCCCGCGACCGTGCCGACGAACGCGCAATTCGCCGCCCGCATGGCGGAGCTGGGCATCGGGCAGGATGATCGCATCGTCGTCTACGACAATAGCCCGCTGGTGAGCGCCGGCCGTGCTTGGTGGCTCTTCCGCATTTTCGGGGCCCGGCAGGTGGCGATCCTGGATGGCGGGCTTGCCCGCTGGATGGCGGAAGGGCGGCCGGTCGAGCAGGGCCCGGGCGCGCCCCCCGCGTCGGAGGGCTTTGATGCGCAGCGGGACGACAGCGCCATCGCATCCAAGGCGGATGTTCTCGCCAATCTGGAAAGTTGCGCTGCGCAAGTGGTCGATGCGCGCGGGGCCGACCGCTTCAGCGGCGCCGATCCCGAACCGCGCCCGGGCATGGCGTCCGGCCATATTCCCGGCTCGGCCAACATGCCCACCGGCATGATGCTCGAACCCGATGGCCGGTGGAAGCGCGGCGAAGCGCTGCAGCGCAGCTTCGCCGATGCCGGGGTCGATCTCGGCAAGCCGCTCATCATGAGTTGCGGCAGCGGGGTCACGGCCTGCAACCTCCTGTTCGGCGCGGCGCTTCTCGGCAAGGACGACGTGCGCATCTATGACGGAAGCTGGTCGGAATGGGGGGCCGATCCCGCCACGCCCAAGGCGACCGGGCCGGCATGA
- a CDS encoding MlaD family protein — METRSNNVFVGVIVLLLAALAIGGAFWFARISEADQREYDIFFRQSVSGLAKGSSVTYSGVPSGQVKNIELWHKDPRFVRVRVVVDRKTPILQGTTATINGVGFTGVSEIQLAGAVRGAPPLGCPERDRDSVCPEGVPVIPTKPGALGELLNSAPMLLERITTLTERLTELLDDRNQRNIAGILANIDKLTGDLAASGPELAQTIVQTRATLESAARAADALAQAANNTNELVTSEGKPLIADLRATVQSARSTLDGLDATIKDAKPGVDVFTRDTMPQIGLLVRDLRQMSRAILAVTERIDQQGAGGLIGSPALPDYKP; from the coding sequence ATGGAAACACGATCCAACAATGTGTTCGTGGGCGTGATCGTCCTGTTGCTCGCGGCCCTCGCGATCGGCGGGGCGTTCTGGTTCGCGCGGATCAGCGAGGCGGACCAGCGGGAATATGACATATTCTTCCGTCAGTCGGTCAGCGGCCTCGCCAAGGGTTCGTCGGTGACCTACTCCGGCGTGCCTTCCGGGCAGGTCAAGAATATCGAGCTCTGGCACAAGGATCCGCGTTTCGTGCGCGTCCGCGTCGTCGTCGATCGCAAGACACCCATCCTGCAGGGCACGACCGCGACGATCAACGGCGTGGGCTTCACCGGCGTGTCGGAGATCCAGCTGGCCGGCGCCGTGCGGGGCGCGCCGCCGCTCGGATGTCCCGAGCGCGACAGGGATTCCGTTTGCCCTGAAGGCGTACCCGTCATCCCGACGAAACCCGGGGCGCTGGGCGAGTTGCTGAACAGCGCGCCGATGCTGCTGGAGCGGATCACGACGCTGACCGAGCGACTGACCGAACTGCTCGACGATCGCAACCAGCGGAATATTGCGGGCATTCTCGCCAATATCGACAAGCTGACCGGCGATCTGGCCGCAAGCGGCCCCGAACTCGCCCAGACGATCGTGCAGACGCGCGCGACGCTCGAGAGCGCCGCCAGGGCCGCCGATGCGCTCGCGCAGGCCGCGAACAATACCAATGAGTTGGTGACGAGCGAGGGCAAGCCGCTGATCGCGGATCTTCGCGCCACCGTTCAGTCCGCCCGCTCCACGCTGGATGGGCTGGACGCGACCATCAAGGATGCGAAGCCGGGCGTCGACGTGTTCACGCGCGACACCATGCCGCAGATCGGGCTTCTGGTCCGGGATCTGCGGCAGATGTCGCGCGCGATCCTCGCGGTGACCGAGAGGATCGATCAGCAGGGCGCCGGCGGCCTTATCGGTTCGCCTGCCCTGCCGGATTACAAGCCATGA
- a CDS encoding ABC transporter permease — translation MIKPADFSERDDAQGRTIALTGTLSLSCLDHLPQRMDAIEGDVARIDLSEVDHIDTIGAWIVHRLAVRTQASIVGANDDASRLLDVVARNDQPLEEPPTPPNPLIRIADQIGEATKLTGTTMVGLLGFLGATVISFGHLIRHPRSIRVNAVVQRLEVVGVSALGIIGVMSFLVGIVIAQQGSVQLEQFGMEVLTVNLVGRLTFRELGVLMTAIMVAGRSGSAFAAQIGTMMLNEEVDAMRTIGVRPMEALVMPRIMAVVIMMPLLGFYASVVAVIGGGFLCAIALDIPPITFVQRLREVVPITDLYVGLVKAPVFGLIIGIAGCFQGLQVRSNAEEVGLRTTAAVVQAIFLVIVLDAIFAVFFTWIGWT, via the coding sequence ATGATCAAACCTGCCGACTTCAGCGAACGCGATGACGCGCAGGGCCGGACCATCGCTCTGACGGGAACGCTTTCACTTTCATGCCTCGACCATCTGCCGCAGCGGATGGATGCGATCGAGGGCGATGTCGCCCGCATCGACCTCAGCGAGGTCGATCATATCGACACCATCGGCGCCTGGATCGTCCATCGGCTGGCCGTCCGCACGCAGGCCAGTATCGTCGGCGCCAATGATGACGCCTCGCGGCTGCTCGACGTGGTGGCGCGCAACGATCAGCCGCTGGAAGAGCCGCCCACGCCGCCCAATCCATTGATCCGCATTGCGGACCAGATCGGCGAGGCAACCAAGCTCACCGGCACCACCATGGTCGGCCTTCTGGGCTTCCTCGGCGCCACCGTGATAAGCTTCGGCCATCTGATCCGGCATCCGCGCTCGATCCGGGTCAATGCGGTGGTGCAACGCCTTGAGGTGGTCGGCGTGTCGGCATTGGGCATCATCGGCGTGATGAGCTTCCTCGTCGGCATCGTCATTGCCCAGCAGGGCTCCGTCCAGCTCGAGCAGTTCGGCATGGAGGTGCTGACCGTCAATCTCGTGGGCCGGCTCACCTTCCGCGAACTCGGCGTGCTGATGACGGCGATCATGGTGGCCGGCCGATCCGGCTCGGCCTTCGCCGCGCAGATCGGCACGATGATGCTGAACGAGGAAGTGGACGCCATGCGCACCATTGGCGTGCGGCCGATGGAAGCGCTCGTCATGCCGCGCATCATGGCCGTGGTCATCATGATGCCGCTGCTCGGCTTCTATGCCTCGGTCGTCGCGGTCATCGGCGGCGGCTTCCTGTGCGCGATCGCGCTGGATATCCCGCCCATTACGTTCGTGCAGAGGCTGCGGGAAGTCGTCCCGATCACCGATCTCTATGTCGGGCTGGTCAAGGCGCCCGTCTTCGGGCTCATCATCGGCATCGCCGGCTGTTTCCAGGGATTGCAGGTGCGCTCGAACGCGGAGGAAGTGGGCCTGCGCACGACAGCGGCAGTGGTGCAGGCGATCTTCCTGGTGATCGTGCTCGACGCGATCTTCGCGGTCTTCTTTACATGGATTGGCTGGACATGA
- a CDS encoding HAD family hydrolase: MDAGVQKIAIYDMDRTITVTGTYAAFLVHMARCVAPWRLIFLPVAGLVMIGYLLRLVSRARAKEINQGLLIGWRVNRARIQPAVESYADKVVAGNVRAGALRRIADDRADGYRLLIASASFRLYVEPIARRLGFDDVIATDHFSQDFDYLRARIAGENCYDVAKLRMIERWMKGQGIERDQAHVRAYSDHVTDAPLLDFADEGVAANPHAKLERLATLRGWPIVHW, translated from the coding sequence ATGGATGCAGGCGTGCAGAAGATCGCAATTTACGACATGGATCGCACCATCACGGTGACCGGCACTTATGCTGCGTTTCTGGTCCACATGGCGCGCTGCGTGGCGCCCTGGCGGCTCATTTTCCTCCCCGTCGCCGGGCTGGTGATGATCGGTTATCTCCTGCGGCTGGTCAGCCGTGCGCGCGCGAAGGAAATCAATCAGGGTCTGCTCATTGGCTGGCGCGTCAATCGTGCGCGCATCCAGCCCGCCGTCGAATCCTATGCCGACAAGGTCGTCGCCGGCAATGTGCGGGCCGGTGCGCTGCGTCGCATCGCGGATGACCGGGCGGACGGCTATCGCCTGCTGATCGCCTCCGCATCCTTCCGCCTCTATGTCGAGCCGATCGCCCGGCGCCTCGGCTTCGACGACGTGATCGCGACCGATCATTTCAGCCAGGACTTCGATTATCTGCGCGCCCGGATCGCGGGTGAGAACTGCTACGACGTCGCCAAGCTGCGGATGATCGAGCGCTGGATGAAGGGGCAGGGCATCGAGCGCGATCAGGCGCATGTGCGGGCCTATAGCGACCATGTGACCGATGCGCCGCTGCTCGACTTTGCCGACGAGGGCGTCGCGGCCAATCCGCACGCCAAGCTCGAGCGGCTGGCCACGCTGAGGGGCTGGCCGATCGTCCACTGGTGA
- the pgeF gene encoding peptidoglycan editing factor PgeF: protein MTIEVIRAASLGMVPHGFLGRQGGVSTGIHAGLNVGLGSDDEREAILRNRDLARDAVLPGSALVTLHQVHSADVVTVTEAIPLDARPRADALVTDRPGLLLGILTADCVPILFADETGRVVGAAHAGWKGALTGVAEATLDAMVALGAAREGIACAIGPCIGRASYEVSAGFEAPFLARDGEDARFFSAGRPGHLQFDIAGYVAARLAAAGVGAVTMLDEDTYSQPERFFSYRRACHAGEPGYGRQISLIGIAQA from the coding sequence ATGACCATCGAAGTTATCCGCGCGGCGTCACTCGGCATGGTGCCCCATGGCTTTCTCGGCCGACAGGGCGGCGTGTCGACGGGCATCCATGCCGGCCTCAATGTGGGCCTGGGATCTGACGACGAGCGGGAGGCGATCCTGCGCAACCGGGATCTCGCACGCGATGCCGTCCTTCCCGGCTCGGCTCTGGTCACTCTGCATCAGGTCCATTCCGCCGACGTCGTCACGGTCACGGAGGCAATCCCGCTTGACGCGCGCCCGCGCGCCGACGCGCTGGTGACGGATCGGCCCGGCTTGCTGCTGGGCATCCTCACCGCCGATTGCGTGCCGATCCTCTTCGCCGACGAGACCGGCCGGGTCGTGGGCGCAGCCCATGCCGGCTGGAAAGGCGCACTGACCGGTGTCGCGGAAGCGACGCTTGACGCCATGGTCGCGCTCGGCGCCGCACGAGAAGGCATCGCCTGCGCGATCGGCCCGTGCATCGGCCGGGCGAGCTATGAAGTCAGCGCCGGCTTCGAAGCACCGTTCCTCGCGCGCGATGGAGAGGATGCTCGCTTCTTCTCGGCCGGGCGGCCCGGCCATCTCCAGTTCGACATTGCCGGCTATGTCGCCGCGCGTCTGGCCGCCGCCGGCGTCGGTGCCGTCACCATGCTGGATGAGGACACGTACAGCCAGCCAGAGCGCTTCTTCTCCTATCGCCGTGCCTGCCATGCAGGAGAACCGGGCTATGGGCGGCAGATATCATTGATCGGGATCGCGCAGGCCTGA
- the metC gene encoding cystathionine beta-lyase, with protein MSDSGKDKGGKPLSAATRLVQAGRRAEWTGMPGQPGGIVNPPVWRASTILYEDVAHLRSADVNDPHRLYYGRRGAPTSWALAEAITQMEPEAAGTMLYPSGVAAISGALLALLRPGDELLMVDSVYGPTRALCEGLLREMGITTRYYDPLIGSGIADLFHANTRAIFMESPGSLTFEVQDIPAIVAAARERGIITLLDNTWATPLLLPGLGMGVDVSILACTKYIVGHSDVMMGSVSANAALWPRIRQGAHTLGQMASPDDAWLALRGLRTLAVRLKHQGESALAIARWLSGRPEVARVLHPALPDCAGHDIFLRDFASGTGLFAFELAGGGERERAAFIDSLGLFGIGYSWGGYESLAIPVDLKGLRSATAPARGPLVRVNIGLEDVADLIADIEQALAVWKEAIGP; from the coding sequence ATGAGCGACAGCGGGAAGGACAAGGGCGGCAAGCCGCTGAGCGCCGCCACGCGGCTTGTCCAGGCCGGGCGGCGCGCGGAGTGGACGGGCATGCCGGGGCAACCGGGCGGCATCGTCAATCCGCCGGTATGGCGGGCATCGACCATCCTCTACGAGGACGTCGCGCATCTGCGCAGCGCGGACGTCAACGATCCGCATCGCCTCTATTATGGCCGGCGCGGCGCGCCGACGAGCTGGGCGCTGGCCGAAGCCATCACGCAGATGGAGCCGGAAGCGGCGGGCACGATGCTCTACCCCTCCGGTGTCGCGGCCATATCGGGCGCCTTGCTGGCTCTACTGCGCCCGGGCGACGAACTGCTCATGGTCGACAGCGTCTATGGGCCCACGCGCGCCCTGTGCGAGGGGTTGCTGCGCGAGATGGGCATCACGACGCGCTATTATGATCCGCTGATCGGCAGCGGGATCGCGGACCTGTTCCATGCGAACACGCGGGCAATCTTCATGGAAAGTCCCGGCAGCCTCACTTTCGAGGTGCAGGACATTCCGGCCATCGTCGCGGCGGCGCGGGAGCGCGGCATCATCACGCTGCTCGACAACACCTGGGCGACGCCGCTGCTGCTGCCGGGGCTGGGCATGGGTGTGGACGTCTCCATCCTCGCCTGCACGAAGTATATCGTCGGCCATAGCGATGTCATGATGGGTTCGGTCAGCGCCAATGCCGCGCTCTGGCCCCGCATCCGCCAGGGCGCGCACACGCTCGGCCAGATGGCCAGTCCGGACGATGCATGGCTCGCCCTGCGCGGCTTGCGCACGCTGGCGGTGCGGCTCAAGCATCAGGGCGAAAGCGCGCTCGCCATCGCGCGCTGGCTCTCCGGGCGGCCGGAAGTGGCGCGCGTGCTGCATCCGGCACTCCCCGACTGCGCCGGGCATGACATCTTCCTGCGCGACTTCGCCAGCGGCACCGGCCTCTTCGCGTTCGAGCTCGCGGGCGGCGGCGAGCGGGAACGCGCCGCCTTCATCGACAGCCTTGGCCTGTTCGGCATCGGCTATAGCTGGGGCGGATATGAGAGCCTCGCCATTCCCGTCGACCTCAAAGGTCTGCGGAGCGCGACTGCCCCGGCGCGGGGTCCGCTCGTGCGCGTCAATATCGGCCTTGAGGACGTCGCCGACCTGATCGCCGATATCGAGCAGGCGCTCGCCGTCTGGAAAGAGGCCATCGGCCCCTGA
- a CDS encoding sterol desaturase family protein codes for MSWPLLLLLFLVTVALMEGFAYVMHRWVMHGPGWFLHASHHRPRTGRWELNDLYFVIFALPSILLLLGGVQWGWGNWATAVGAGIAAYGAIYLGFHDIIVHRRVAHHYVPRSLYMKRIVQAHRLHHVVETREGNVSFGFLVAPSPESLKKQLAGMGQGRLRQPGSAAETTVGKS; via the coding sequence ATGAGCTGGCCCCTGCTCCTCCTCCTGTTCCTGGTGACCGTCGCGCTGATGGAAGGCTTCGCCTATGTCATGCATCGCTGGGTGATGCATGGGCCCGGCTGGTTCCTTCACGCGAGCCATCACCGGCCGCGAACGGGCCGGTGGGAACTCAACGATCTCTATTTCGTGATCTTCGCCCTCCCCTCCATCCTGCTTCTCCTTGGGGGCGTGCAATGGGGCTGGGGGAACTGGGCCACGGCCGTCGGCGCCGGCATCGCCGCTTACGGCGCCATCTATCTCGGCTTTCATGACATCATCGTCCACCGCCGCGTGGCGCATCATTATGTGCCGCGCTCGCTCTATATGAAGCGGATCGTCCAGGCGCACAGGCTCCATCATGTGGTGGAGACCCGCGAAGGCAATGTGAGCTTCGGCTTCCTCGTCGCGCCCTCGCCCGAGTCACTCAAGAAGCAGCTCGCGGGCATGGGGCAAGGCAGGCTCCGCCAGCCCGGCAGCGCTGCCGAAACGACCGTCGGGAAATCATAG